From Serinicoccus profundi, the proteins below share one genomic window:
- a CDS encoding FAD-binding and (Fe-S)-binding domain-containing protein: MSYDVDALARRLTGELRGEVRADSLGRALYATDASNYRVVPDVVVLPRDEADLVATLALARDAGAPVALRGAGTSMAGNALGGVVVDVSRHLDRILEIDPVARTATVQPGVVLGHLVSAAKAHGLTFGADPSSASRCTLGGMIANNACGAHSVAWGTTADNVRSLRVLTAAGGEARLDARDHLAAGGASADPEPALAEIHAAMERLGREHATLIGRRFGTFSRQISGYALQHLLPDRGVDLARLLCGSEGTLATTLEATVALAPLPPAVVLLTLGFPDAVSAARSVPTVLPHAPLTMESINATLVERLPDDTRRAAEAAGLPEGRMWLLVEIGGEDAQEARTRAAEVAEAVRDGIPGTTAAVVTDPAAQAVLWRCRRDGTGLATRRADGAEAWAGWEDAAVPPERLGDYLRALEELMARYDYSGASYGHFGEGCMHLRIDFDLVTDQGVRDYRSFVEQATDLVVSLGGSVSGEHGDGRARGGLLERMYGADATALFAEVKRAWDPQGLLNPRVIVDPPAVDVALRQHGHAQGFPERTTLAFSQDAGSFAQAQRRCVGVGKCIQTSGGVMCPSYQVTRDETHSTRGRARVLFEMMEGDVITEGWRAEEVRDALDLCLSCKGCVGDCPVNVDMATYKAEFTHQHYRGRPWARPRSHWSMGWLPALAKGAALAPGTTNALMRSRLAGALKRAGGIAADREVPAFAPRTFTSWFSREHTPARGEGRTPVLLWPDTFTTHLAPEVGRAAVAVLEDAGMEVHLPRGPVCCGLTWVSTGQLGVAQRVLRRSLTSIEPALRAGATVVGLEPSCTALFRHEAVELLPGDERAILAKAQVRTLAETLAEHAPGWEPPQLDQEAVVQVHCHQHAVLGFDADRALMERAGVRAEVPDSGCCGLAGNFGFEAGHEGLSRQIGERVLAPAVRGAAPSTAVLADGFSCRTQIADLTERRGRHLAELLAEGLSAPADRRA, from the coding sequence ATGAGCTACGACGTGGACGCACTGGCCCGTCGGCTGACGGGTGAGCTGCGCGGTGAGGTGCGGGCCGACTCCCTCGGCCGGGCGCTCTACGCGACCGACGCGTCCAACTACCGCGTCGTGCCCGACGTCGTCGTCCTGCCCCGGGACGAGGCCGACCTCGTGGCCACCCTGGCCCTGGCCCGCGACGCCGGCGCGCCCGTCGCGCTGCGCGGAGCCGGCACCTCGATGGCCGGCAACGCGCTGGGTGGGGTCGTGGTGGACGTCTCCCGGCACCTGGACCGGATCCTGGAGATCGACCCGGTCGCCCGCACCGCCACCGTGCAACCCGGCGTCGTGCTCGGCCACCTCGTCTCCGCGGCGAAGGCGCACGGGTTGACCTTCGGCGCCGACCCCTCCTCCGCGAGCCGCTGCACCCTCGGCGGCATGATCGCCAACAATGCCTGCGGGGCTCACTCGGTGGCCTGGGGCACCACCGCCGACAACGTCCGCAGCCTGCGGGTGCTCACCGCGGCGGGCGGTGAGGCGCGGCTGGACGCCCGTGACCACCTCGCCGCAGGTGGTGCGTCGGCGGACCCGGAGCCGGCCCTCGCCGAGATCCACGCGGCCATGGAGCGGCTGGGGCGCGAGCACGCGACGCTCATCGGCCGCCGGTTCGGCACCTTCTCCCGGCAGATCTCGGGGTATGCGCTCCAGCACCTGCTCCCCGACCGCGGGGTCGACCTCGCGCGGCTCCTGTGCGGCAGCGAGGGGACCCTGGCCACCACCCTCGAGGCGACCGTGGCGCTGGCCCCGCTGCCCCCGGCCGTGGTGCTGCTCACCCTCGGTTTCCCGGACGCGGTGAGCGCCGCCCGCAGCGTGCCGACGGTCCTGCCCCACGCCCCGCTCACCATGGAGTCGATCAACGCCACGCTGGTCGAGCGGCTGCCGGACGACACCCGCCGGGCTGCGGAGGCGGCCGGGCTGCCCGAGGGACGGATGTGGCTGCTCGTCGAGATCGGCGGGGAGGACGCGCAGGAGGCGCGCACCCGCGCCGCCGAGGTGGCCGAGGCGGTGCGTGACGGCATACCCGGGACGACCGCGGCGGTCGTCACCGATCCCGCCGCGCAGGCGGTGCTGTGGCGGTGCCGCCGGGACGGCACCGGTCTGGCGACCCGCCGCGCCGACGGCGCCGAGGCCTGGGCCGGCTGGGAGGACGCCGCGGTGCCACCGGAGCGGCTCGGCGACTACCTCCGCGCCCTGGAGGAGCTCATGGCGCGCTACGACTACTCCGGCGCGTCCTACGGCCACTTCGGCGAGGGATGCATGCACCTGCGGATCGACTTCGACCTCGTCACCGACCAGGGCGTGCGCGACTACCGGTCCTTCGTCGAGCAGGCGACCGACCTCGTCGTCTCGCTCGGCGGGTCGGTGTCGGGGGAGCACGGTGACGGCCGGGCCCGGGGCGGGCTGCTGGAGCGGATGTACGGCGCCGACGCCACCGCCCTCTTCGCGGAGGTGAAGCGGGCCTGGGATCCGCAGGGCCTGCTCAACCCCCGGGTGATCGTCGACCCCCCGGCGGTCGACGTGGCCCTGCGCCAGCACGGTCACGCACAGGGGTTCCCGGAGCGCACCACGCTGGCCTTCTCCCAGGACGCCGGCAGCTTCGCCCAGGCACAGCGTCGCTGCGTCGGGGTCGGCAAGTGCATCCAGACCTCCGGCGGGGTCATGTGCCCGAGCTACCAGGTGACCAGGGACGAGACGCACTCCACCCGCGGGCGGGCCCGGGTCCTCTTCGAGATGATGGAGGGTGACGTCATCACCGAGGGGTGGCGGGCCGAGGAGGTCCGCGACGCCCTCGACCTGTGCCTGTCCTGCAAGGGCTGCGTGGGGGACTGCCCGGTCAATGTCGACATGGCGACCTACAAGGCCGAGTTCACCCACCAGCACTACCGCGGCCGCCCGTGGGCGCGGCCCCGCTCGCACTGGTCGATGGGGTGGCTGCCCGCGCTCGCGAAGGGCGCGGCACTCGCCCCGGGCACGACGAACGCGCTCATGAGGTCCAGGCTCGCCGGCGCGCTGAAGCGGGCCGGCGGGATCGCCGCCGACCGGGAGGTGCCGGCCTTCGCCCCGCGGACCTTCACCTCGTGGTTCTCCCGGGAGCACACCCCGGCCCGGGGGGAGGGGCGCACCCCGGTGCTGCTGTGGCCGGACACCTTCACCACCCACCTCGCGCCGGAGGTGGGCCGGGCCGCGGTGGCGGTCCTGGAGGATGCCGGGATGGAGGTGCACCTGCCCCGAGGCCCCGTGTGCTGCGGGCTGACCTGGGTCTCGACCGGCCAGCTCGGGGTCGCGCAGCGGGTGCTGCGCCGGTCATTGACGTCGATCGAGCCCGCCCTGCGCGCCGGGGCCACGGTGGTCGGGCTCGAGCCCAGCTGCACGGCCCTCTTCCGTCACGAGGCGGTCGAGCTGCTGCCGGGTGACGAGCGCGCGATCCTGGCCAAGGCCCAGGTCCGGACCCTCGCGGAGACGCTCGCCGAGCACGCGCCGGGCTGGGAGCCCCCGCAGCTGGACCAGGAGGCCGTGGTGCAGGTGCACTGCCACCAGCACGCCGTCCTGGGCTTCGACGCCGACCGCGCCCTCATGGAGCGGGCCGGGGTCCGGGCCGAGGTCCCCGACTCCGGGTGCTGCGGGCTGGCGGGCAACTTCGGCTTCGAAGCCGGGCACGAGGGCCTCAGCCGACAGATCGGCGAGCGCGTCCTGGCCCCGGCCGTCCGCGGCGCCGCCCCCTCGACCGCGGTGCTCGCGGACGGTTTCTCCTGCCGCACGCAGATCGCCGACCTGACCGAGCGCCGGGGGCGTCACCTCGCCGAGCTCCTGGCCGAGGGCCTCAGCGCACCTGCGGACCGGAGGGCGTGA
- a CDS encoding aldehyde dehydrogenase family protein encodes MKEAPVSGDAAQPAQREQDGGRSTGPTLQHVPTDLFIGGEWVPAGSGARFDVDDPATGRPIASVADAGPEDGLRALQAAAGAQAELAASSPRQRADWLTAAYHAVMDRADELALVMTLEMGKPLAEAKGEITYAAEFLRHFAGEALRISGSYQQAPAGDARFLVMRQPVGPSLLITPWNFPMAMGTRKIGPALSAGCTSVIKPAHQTPLSMLALVDILAEVGVPSGAVNAVTTSRAGELMEPMIRSGLARKLSFTGSTKVGKILLEQCAEKVLRTSMELGGNAPFIVFDDADLDDAVAGAMAAKMRNMGEACTAANRIYVHASIADDFGARLAQEMSARTVGPGTQEGVDVGPLIDRAAQDKVRDLVADAVDGGAQVLTGGDVPDGEGYFYPPTVLTGVARDARMASEEIFGPVAPLTPFTTEAEVVALANDTPFGLVSYVYTRDLDRALRMAEALESGMVGLNQGVVSNPAAPFGGIKESGLGREGGAVGIEEFLEVKYVGIAGPRPAQDG; translated from the coding sequence ATGAAGGAGGCGCCCGTGAGCGGCGACGCAGCACAGCCGGCACAGCGAGAGCAGGACGGCGGACGGTCGACGGGCCCGACGCTCCAGCACGTCCCCACCGACCTGTTCATCGGAGGAGAGTGGGTGCCCGCGGGGTCGGGCGCGCGCTTCGACGTCGACGACCCCGCGACCGGCCGCCCGATCGCCTCGGTCGCGGACGCAGGCCCCGAGGACGGGTTGCGCGCGCTCCAGGCGGCGGCAGGCGCCCAGGCCGAGCTGGCGGCCAGCTCCCCGCGCCAGCGGGCGGACTGGTTGACCGCCGCCTACCACGCGGTCATGGACCGCGCCGACGAGCTCGCCCTCGTCATGACCCTCGAGATGGGCAAGCCGCTGGCCGAGGCCAAGGGGGAGATCACCTACGCCGCGGAGTTCCTACGGCACTTCGCTGGGGAGGCGCTGCGGATCAGCGGCTCCTATCAGCAGGCCCCGGCCGGCGACGCGCGCTTTCTCGTCATGCGCCAGCCGGTGGGGCCCTCGCTGCTCATCACCCCGTGGAACTTCCCGATGGCGATGGGCACCCGCAAGATCGGCCCGGCCCTCTCCGCCGGGTGCACGAGCGTCATCAAGCCGGCCCACCAGACGCCGCTGTCGATGCTGGCGCTGGTCGACATCCTCGCGGAGGTCGGCGTTCCCTCGGGAGCCGTCAACGCCGTCACCACCAGCCGGGCCGGTGAGCTCATGGAGCCGATGATCCGCTCGGGTCTGGCCCGCAAGCTCTCCTTCACCGGGTCCACCAAGGTGGGCAAGATCCTGCTGGAGCAGTGCGCCGAGAAGGTCCTGCGGACCTCGATGGAGCTCGGGGGCAACGCCCCCTTCATCGTCTTCGACGACGCCGACCTCGACGACGCCGTGGCCGGGGCCATGGCCGCCAAGATGCGCAACATGGGCGAGGCGTGCACCGCGGCCAACCGGATCTACGTCCACGCCTCGATCGCCGACGACTTCGGCGCGCGGCTCGCGCAGGAGATGTCCGCCCGCACCGTCGGTCCCGGCACGCAGGAGGGGGTCGACGTCGGCCCGCTCATCGACCGGGCGGCGCAGGACAAGGTGCGCGACCTCGTCGCCGACGCCGTCGACGGCGGGGCGCAGGTCCTCACCGGGGGAGACGTCCCTGACGGCGAGGGCTACTTCTACCCGCCCACGGTGCTCACCGGGGTGGCGCGCGATGCGCGGATGGCCAGCGAGGAGATCTTCGGCCCGGTCGCCCCCCTCACCCCCTTCACCACCGAGGCCGAGGTGGTCGCGCTCGCCAACGACACCCCCTTCGGCCTGGTCTCCTACGTCTACACCCGCGACCTGGACCGGGCGCTGCGGATGGCCGAGGCGCTGGAGTCGGGGATGGTCGGCCTCAACCAGGGTGTCGTCTCCAACCCGGCCGCGCCCTTCGGCGGCATCAAGGAGTCGGGCCTGGGTCGCGAGGGTGGCGCGGTCGGCATCGAGGAGTTCCTCGAGGTGAAGTATGTCGGGATCGCCGGGCCCCGCCCCGCTCAGGACGGCTGA
- a CDS encoding BCCT family transporter, with translation MDDLARRLGLKTNPQIFFTSAGLMVIILALLLIFPSSIGDGFAAARTWVTTNLGWFFIFGVTFWLVFLIWIASSKYGDLKLGKGDEVPAYTRTSWFTMLFAGGIGTILMFWGVAEPISHFATPPFPDVEPYSAEAAEDAMNIALYHLGLHTWAIFTLPGLAFGFFIYRYDLPMRVSSVFYPFLKERIHGPIGKAIDVFAVVGTLFGLAVSLGLGTSQISTGLSELIGVEDSVFIRVIVITVLTAIATVSVAVGLDKGIKRLSNLNIGMAVGMMLFVLFTGGATVFLLRSLVESAGNYLAALPSLSFWNDALANATQEEGWGWQAGWTVFYWAWTVTWAPFMGVFLARISRGRTVREFVGGVLVAPSLFTLVWFVIFGWSAMEIDGIGGNGGTVSAAVAESVPLAMFTFFENFPLTTVMQGLVVVIVALFFATSADSAALVIDMLCSGDNEEGPVAQRAFWSICLGALAALLIVLGGDDALPALQEVITVVGLPIFILVFAMIPALFVGLRSEKKRVERGDHSVTPLEHIKLQQEEDARDRAEAERRREEAENGVPKEKERSG, from the coding sequence GTGGACGACCTCGCACGCCGGTTGGGTCTGAAGACCAACCCCCAGATCTTCTTCACCTCGGCCGGGCTGATGGTGATCATCCTGGCCCTGCTGCTCATCTTCCCCAGCAGCATCGGGGACGGCTTCGCGGCCGCCCGGACCTGGGTGACCACCAACCTCGGGTGGTTCTTCATCTTTGGGGTGACCTTCTGGTTGGTCTTCCTCATCTGGATCGCCAGCAGCAAGTACGGCGACCTCAAGCTGGGCAAGGGCGATGAGGTCCCGGCCTACACCCGGACCTCGTGGTTCACGATGCTCTTCGCCGGCGGCATCGGCACGATCCTCATGTTCTGGGGGGTCGCGGAGCCCATCTCGCACTTCGCCACACCACCGTTCCCGGACGTCGAGCCCTACAGCGCCGAGGCTGCGGAGGACGCGATGAACATCGCGCTCTACCACCTGGGCCTGCATACCTGGGCGATCTTCACGCTGCCCGGTCTGGCGTTCGGCTTCTTCATCTACCGCTACGACCTGCCGATGCGGGTGAGCTCGGTCTTCTACCCCTTCCTCAAGGAGCGGATCCACGGACCGATCGGCAAGGCCATCGACGTCTTCGCCGTGGTGGGCACGCTCTTCGGCCTCGCCGTGAGTCTGGGCCTGGGAACCTCGCAGATCAGCACCGGGCTGTCCGAGCTGATCGGGGTCGAGGACTCGGTCTTCATCCGCGTCATCGTCATCACGGTCCTCACCGCCATCGCGACCGTCTCGGTCGCCGTGGGCCTGGACAAGGGCATCAAGCGGCTGTCCAACCTCAACATCGGGATGGCCGTCGGCATGATGCTCTTCGTCCTCTTCACCGGTGGGGCGACCGTCTTCCTGCTGCGCTCGTTGGTGGAGAGCGCCGGCAACTACCTCGCCGCCCTCCCCTCGCTGTCCTTCTGGAACGACGCGCTCGCCAACGCCACCCAGGAGGAGGGCTGGGGCTGGCAGGCAGGCTGGACCGTCTTCTACTGGGCCTGGACCGTCACCTGGGCGCCGTTCATGGGTGTCTTCCTCGCCCGGATCTCCCGTGGCCGCACGGTGCGGGAGTTCGTCGGCGGCGTCCTCGTGGCCCCCTCGCTCTTCACCCTCGTGTGGTTCGTCATCTTCGGCTGGTCCGCCATGGAGATCGACGGCATCGGGGGCAACGGTGGGACGGTGTCGGCCGCGGTCGCCGAGAGCGTGCCGCTGGCGATGTTCACCTTCTTCGAAAACTTCCCCCTGACGACGGTGATGCAGGGCCTGGTCGTGGTGATCGTCGCCCTCTTCTTCGCCACCTCGGCCGACTCGGCCGCCCTCGTCATCGACATGCTGTGCAGCGGTGACAACGAGGAGGGCCCGGTCGCGCAGCGCGCGTTCTGGTCGATCTGCCTGGGCGCACTGGCCGCCCTGCTCATCGTCCTCGGCGGTGACGACGCCCTGCCGGCCCTGCAAGAGGTCATCACGGTCGTCGGGCTACCGATCTTCATCCTCGTCTTCGCCATGATCCCGGCCCTCTTCGTGGGGCTCCGGAGCGAGAAGAAGAGGGTGGAGAGAGGCGACCACAGCGTCACTCCGCTGGAGCACATCAAGCTGCAGCAGGAGGAGGACGCGCGGGATCGCGCCGAGGCCGAGCGCCGGCGCGAGGAGGCGGAGAACGGCGTCCCGAAGGAGAAGGAGCGCTCCGGCTGA
- a CDS encoding GntR family transcriptional regulator — protein sequence MTTQIPPATTPSAIRPVQRESTPSIVAAQIREAIASGEVAPGSQLGEVEYAHRLGVSRGPLREGLQRLTQEGLLVSHRNRGLFVIEMTDDRVRDLYLARSAVERAAGDRIHETRPQKATEALLRVVEDMAAAASEGDVRAVSTADIHFHQVLVDHADSPQLSRFHATLLTETRMCIHLLEPTYAVDEARVGEHREIARSFAAGDARQTDALLLHHMRDAVQRLTGSSRGSLGPEPGAQPS from the coding sequence ATGACCACGCAGATCCCACCCGCCACCACCCCCTCCGCGATCCGACCGGTGCAGCGGGAGTCCACGCCCAGCATCGTCGCCGCGCAGATCCGCGAGGCCATCGCCAGCGGCGAGGTCGCCCCGGGGAGCCAGCTCGGCGAGGTGGAGTACGCCCACCGCCTGGGGGTCAGCCGGGGCCCGCTGCGCGAGGGCCTGCAACGCCTGACCCAGGAGGGGCTGCTCGTCTCGCACCGCAACCGCGGGCTCTTCGTCATCGAGATGACCGATGACCGGGTGCGCGACCTCTACCTCGCCCGCTCGGCCGTCGAGCGCGCGGCCGGGGACCGCATCCACGAGACCCGCCCGCAGAAGGCGACCGAGGCGCTCCTGCGGGTCGTCGAGGACATGGCTGCTGCGGCGTCCGAGGGCGACGTCCGCGCGGTGAGCACCGCCGACATCCACTTCCACCAGGTGCTCGTCGACCACGCCGACAGCCCGCAGCTCTCGCGCTTCCACGCGACGCTGCTCACCGAGACCCGGATGTGCATCCACCTGCTCGAGCCGACGTATGCCGTCGACGAGGCGCGCGTCGGGGAGCACCGGGAGATCGCGCGGTCCTTCGCCGCGGGCGACGCCCGGCAGACCGACGCGCTGCTGCTGCACCACATGCGCGACGCCGTGCAGCGGCTGACCGGTTCCAGCCGGGGCAGCCTCGGGCCAGAGCCCGGCGCTCAGCCGTCCTGA
- a CDS encoding maleate cis-trans isomerase, with product MTMSTIGILYPGHSAEDDYPWLEERLRGEGYAVRLPLVHTSVGEDAHRVDALLDLGGPDRLAHGADQLLRGARPDAVVWACTSGSFVFGWEGAHAQVAELAARTGVPTTSTSLAFVQACRRLGLTRVAVAASYPQDVAQAFVDFLGRAGIEVTATGSHDIITAAEVGTLGRDAVLALAGSVDATGAEAVLVPDTALHTLAWLEDLEEATGRVVLTANQVSVHEGLALAGEVPAVPGLGTLFATARPAARSAQPGTPTGDTR from the coding sequence ATGACCATGAGCACGATCGGCATCCTCTACCCCGGGCACAGTGCGGAGGACGACTACCCCTGGCTCGAGGAGAGGCTACGCGGCGAGGGGTATGCCGTCCGCCTGCCCCTCGTGCACACCTCGGTCGGCGAGGACGCCCACCGGGTCGACGCACTGCTCGACCTCGGGGGGCCCGACCGGCTGGCCCACGGTGCCGACCAGCTCCTGCGCGGCGCACGTCCCGACGCGGTCGTCTGGGCGTGCACGTCCGGCAGCTTCGTCTTCGGCTGGGAGGGCGCCCACGCGCAGGTGGCCGAGCTGGCGGCCCGCACCGGGGTGCCGACGACCTCCACCTCCCTGGCCTTCGTCCAGGCCTGTCGGCGTCTTGGGCTCACCCGGGTGGCGGTGGCGGCGTCCTACCCGCAGGACGTCGCGCAGGCCTTCGTCGACTTCCTGGGCCGCGCCGGCATCGAGGTGACCGCGACGGGCAGCCACGACATCATCACCGCCGCCGAGGTCGGGACCCTCGGCCGCGACGCGGTGCTGGCCCTCGCGGGCAGCGTCGATGCCACCGGCGCCGAGGCGGTGCTCGTGCCGGACACGGCTCTGCATACGCTGGCCTGGCTGGAGGACCTCGAGGAGGCCACCGGGCGGGTGGTGCTCACCGCCAACCAGGTGTCCGTCCACGAGGGGCTGGCCCTCGCCGGCGAGGTGCCCGCCGTCCCCGGCCTGGGGACGCTCTTCGCGACCGCGCGGCCCGCCGCGCGATCGGCGCAGCCGGGCACGCCGACAGGAGACACGAGATGA
- a CDS encoding M20 family metallopeptidase, giving the protein MIPAEQAVLSRITAERVTALTQALVRARGANPPGEEAATAAELTRLARELHLQVESEEVEPGRPNVRVTLAGGEGPGLLFLGHTDVVPPGEAADWSTAPYAATLAEGRITGRGSADMKGGLAAVLLAMAAVRETAVVPSGPVRLDALCDEEQNGLGIRRLVEQPAPDLLGCVVAEPTDLTTVVAARGASYLHVEVRGVAAHAGRPQDGRNAISGAALVVADLDRWHTELATRAHPLVGPPTVNVGVIAGGTSGSAVPDLCRVEVDRRLLPGEAMADVVEAVRRRLSALDLGSRGLTWSLTSPMDMPGFETAPDEEFVVVADAAMGESGRGRRDLQGWTAACDGGFVADAWGIPVIVQGPGSVAEQAHRPDESVAVEELLVAARGYARTILRLLTPSGPQVR; this is encoded by the coding sequence ATGATCCCCGCCGAGCAGGCGGTGCTCTCGAGGATCACGGCCGAGCGGGTCACCGCCCTGACCCAGGCCCTCGTGCGGGCCCGGGGCGCCAACCCGCCCGGTGAGGAGGCCGCCACCGCCGCCGAGCTCACCCGGCTGGCGAGGGAGCTGCACCTGCAGGTGGAGTCCGAGGAGGTCGAGCCGGGGCGCCCCAACGTCCGGGTCACGCTCGCCGGCGGCGAGGGGCCCGGGTTGCTCTTCCTCGGGCATACCGACGTCGTCCCGCCCGGCGAGGCGGCCGACTGGAGCACCGCCCCGTATGCCGCCACCCTCGCCGAGGGGCGCATCACCGGCCGGGGCAGCGCCGACATGAAGGGCGGGCTGGCCGCCGTGCTGCTGGCGATGGCCGCGGTGCGGGAGACCGCCGTGGTCCCCTCGGGCCCGGTGCGGCTGGACGCGCTCTGCGACGAGGAGCAGAACGGCCTGGGGATCCGCCGCCTCGTCGAGCAGCCCGCCCCCGACCTGCTGGGCTGCGTGGTGGCCGAGCCGACCGACCTGACGACGGTCGTCGCGGCTCGTGGCGCGAGCTATCTGCACGTGGAGGTGCGTGGCGTCGCCGCCCACGCCGGCCGGCCGCAGGACGGGCGCAACGCGATCAGCGGGGCCGCCCTCGTCGTCGCGGACCTGGACCGCTGGCATACCGAGCTGGCCACCCGGGCGCACCCGCTCGTGGGACCGCCGACGGTCAACGTCGGGGTGATCGCGGGCGGGACGTCCGGCTCCGCGGTCCCCGATCTGTGCCGGGTCGAGGTCGACCGGCGGCTGCTGCCGGGCGAGGCGATGGCGGACGTCGTCGAGGCGGTCCGGCGTCGGTTGTCGGCCCTCGACCTGGGCTCCCGCGGGCTCACGTGGTCGCTGACCTCCCCCATGGACATGCCGGGCTTCGAGACCGCCCCGGACGAGGAGTTCGTCGTCGTCGCCGATGCCGCCATGGGCGAGTCCGGTCGCGGCCGGAGGGACCTGCAGGGGTGGACCGCGGCGTGCGACGGCGGCTTCGTCGCCGACGCGTGGGGGATCCCGGTGATCGTCCAGGGCCCGGGGTCGGTGGCCGAGCAGGCCCACCGCCCGGACGAGTCGGTCGCGGTCGAGGAGCTGCTCGTGGCCGCCCGCGGCTACGCCCGCACGATCCTGCGCCTGCTCACGCCCTCCGGTCCGCAGGTGCGCTGA
- a CDS encoding aspartate aminotransferase family protein: MAHLSPLLKQATPVVAARGEGALIFDEQDRRYLDFTAGIGVTSTGHAHPDVVAAAQEQVAKIVHAQYTTVMHRPLLDLVDRMSDVLPAGLDSMFFVNSGSEAVEAALRLARQATGRPNVVAFHGGFHGRTVAAASLTTSGTKFRSGFAPLMPGVAVAPFPSPTHYGWSQEEATAFALRELDYLLQTVTSPQDTAAFLIEPVLGEGGYVPASQEFLAGLRERADRHGILLVLDEVQTGWGRTGKFWGHDHFGVSPDVLITAKGIASGFPLSAIAASEELMGRAWPGSQGGTYGANAVACAAALATLDVIRREDLVGNAAARGAQLRSRLEAAAQRHTAITDVRGLGLMLGAEFRTPDGEPDGATAARAQQAAVDHGLLLLTCGAWSQVVRFIPALVVTQEQVDEAADAWEAALADVL; the protein is encoded by the coding sequence GTGGCGCACCTCAGCCCGCTGCTCAAGCAAGCCACCCCCGTCGTCGCCGCCCGTGGTGAGGGCGCCCTGATCTTCGACGAGCAGGACCGCAGATATCTCGACTTCACCGCGGGCATCGGAGTCACGAGCACCGGCCACGCCCACCCGGACGTCGTCGCCGCCGCCCAGGAGCAGGTCGCCAAGATCGTCCACGCGCAGTACACCACGGTGATGCACCGTCCGCTGCTCGACCTCGTGGACCGGATGTCGGACGTGCTCCCGGCGGGGCTGGACTCGATGTTCTTCGTCAACAGCGGCTCCGAGGCCGTCGAGGCTGCCCTGCGGCTGGCCCGGCAGGCCACCGGGCGTCCCAACGTCGTCGCCTTCCACGGCGGGTTCCACGGCCGCACCGTCGCCGCCGCCTCGCTGACCACCTCCGGCACGAAGTTCCGCTCCGGCTTCGCGCCGCTCATGCCCGGGGTAGCGGTCGCCCCCTTCCCCAGCCCGACGCACTACGGCTGGAGCCAGGAGGAGGCCACGGCCTTCGCGCTGCGTGAGCTCGACTACCTCCTACAGACCGTCACCTCCCCGCAGGACACCGCGGCCTTCCTCATCGAGCCGGTCCTCGGCGAGGGTGGCTACGTGCCCGCCTCGCAGGAGTTCCTCGCCGGGCTCCGGGAGCGCGCCGACCGGCACGGGATCCTCCTCGTCCTGGACGAGGTGCAGACCGGCTGGGGCCGCACCGGGAAGTTCTGGGGGCATGACCACTTCGGCGTCTCCCCCGACGTCCTCATCACCGCCAAGGGCATCGCCTCGGGCTTCCCGCTCTCGGCGATCGCCGCCTCCGAGGAGCTCATGGGTCGGGCCTGGCCCGGCTCCCAGGGCGGCACCTACGGCGCCAACGCGGTGGCGTGCGCCGCTGCCCTCGCGACCTTGGACGTCATCCGGCGCGAGGACCTCGTCGGCAACGCCGCAGCCCGCGGCGCCCAGCTCCGGTCGCGGCTCGAGGCGGCGGCGCAGCGGCATACCGCCATCACGGACGTGCGAGGCCTCGGCCTCATGCTGGGGGCGGAGTTCCGCACCCCCGACGGTGAGCCCGACGGCGCCACCGCAGCCCGGGCCCAGCAGGCCGCCGTCGACCACGGTCTGCTGCTCCTCACCTGTGGCGCGTGGTCGCAGGTGGTGCGCTTCATCCCCGCCCTGGTCGTGACGCAGGAGCAGGTGGACGAGGCCGCCGATGCCTGGGAGGCCGCGCTCGCCGACGTCCTCTGA